In the Enterococcus rotai genome, TCGCCACCACCTCTTACAGCTATGATTGTTTCAGAAATCGATTGTTTTATTTTTCCCATAAGACAATGCCTTCTTTCGATTGAATATTGCAGGCAATCACTTTACTCAAGCGTTTTAACAACATTTGTGGTAATAAGGATAAGACTTTTTTCGCCTGCTTTAATTGGGTTGGTGTTTCCACCTGATTGATACAAAGAATCCGTTGTCCCTGACTTTTCTCCCATAAACCTGTGGGACTAGTAATGATTTCAGCTAATGTTTCTTCATGGATTTTTGCGCCTTGAGTTGCCCCTGTAGCACGCAGAAAAAGCGGCAAACGATGGATCGTTCTGTCATCAATAGCTTTTCCCACAACAGAGATGGGGACCAAACCGATCGTAACAGTTGTTTCAGGCACCACAACAGGCTCAAAGGTTTCCCAGCCTTTTAAGGGTAATTGCTTGGAACCATCCGCCTCTAAAAATACCTTGTCAAAATGCTCAAGTGATTGTTGGAAGACAGCATGAGGCAATGCACTCAATTTATGACCATCGGCAGCCAAACAACCTGCTAATGTGATTCCATGTCCATCTTTACCTAGTGTTGAAAAGTCTTCACTATAAAAATAATCATACGATCGTTCAACTGGATAACCAATTTTCGTCGTTGTGCTGACTAAAATAGTTTGATCACGATAATACTCAGCAAGATACCACATCAAGCTTGTTTTTCCACCACTGCCGATCAATGAAATGACTTGTTGGCCTTGAAAATCAAAACAGTCGCTCAAGGTTTCCATGGGACATACTTCCTTTCATTGTTGTTTCCTTCAATTATAAATATCCCTTCGATCGGTATCTTAGCATTCGTTAAATGCACTCGCCCTTGTTCAAAATCTTCTCTCGCCAATCTTAAACAAATGCCACAAAAATCACCTAAGCTTGTCGGCAGTGCCATAACTGAAACAGGTATTTTTTTATTAAGTAAGATTTTTTCACTATGAACCGCATAATGGGTATTTTGAAACGTGAAAAGATACTCCATTTTTCCACCTCGTTTTTAGAAATTGATGACTTTTTTTGCCTGCGCCATTACTTCTGTAATCCCATACATATTTGTGATTTCACCGACCGCTAACGTTTCTTTGATTTGGTAAAAATCTAAACAGGCGCCACATGTACTGATCTGTGTGCCTTTATCTACTAATAATTTTAAGTCATTCAACGTATTGGAGCCTTGATTCGTCAAAAATGCCCCACTATTAAAGAACAAGAGATGCTCTGGTGGTGTATCTAGTTCAGTCAAAGAATAAATATAACTTTTTAATAGCATTGCTCCTAAATCTGGATCACCGTCCCCCATAGTTTTACGTCCAAACGCAACGACTAATTCACTATCTGATGCTGTTTGATTTAATTGATCTTGATTTTTTGGAACGACAATTTCAACTGTGAATTCATCGTTTTTAAGTGCTTGGCTAGTTGTTTTAAGCCCCAATCCCGTAGCCATTTTCTCGATATTTTTCACAGAAACTTCATTATCCACGGTAATCTCAATAAGGCCACCATCATTTTTGATTTCCCGAATTGCTTTTTTTGCTTCAATCACTGGAATTGGACAGGGTTTGCCTAAAGCATTGATTTTTTTCATTGCTGCTCCTTCTTTCTCATACAATAATAATCGACTGATCTGATTCTTTCTGGCAAACTTCCCCGATAATCGCCGCTACTGGATCATCTTTTTGGATTGCTGCAAGACATTCCACAGCCTTATTTGCAGCGACACTGATTAGTAATCCGCCTGAGGTCTGAGGATCAAATAAAATCTCCTGAAATGCTGGCGTAGTGTTGGTCAAATCAATTTTAGTTTCCAAAAATTGACGATTTCTTTGTCCGGCCGCTGTTGCTAAAAACTCTTCTGCATAATGATAGGCGTGCGGTAAAAGTGGTAATTGTTCTGGATCAATCACAAGCGTCACATCTGCCCCCGCCATTTCAGATGCATGCACTAATAAGCCAAAACCGGTCACATCTGTACACGCATGAACAGGAAAATCACGCATCTTTTCAGCCGCATATTTATTTAGTCGTTCCATCGAAGCGATTGCTGCCTTTTCTGATGTTTTACACGCTACTCCTCCTCTAACAGCAGATTGAACTAGTCCCACCCCCAAGGCTTTGGTAAGAATCAAAATATCGCCGACTTTTGGCGTATTATTATGAATGATTTTTTTTGGGTCCACTTGTCCTGTAACGGCTAATCCATATTTAGGTTCATGATCATAAATCGAATGCCCTCCAGCCAGTGAAGCCTGTGCTTCTTTTAATTTCTCAGCACCGCCAATCAGGATTTCCGAAAGCTTTTGTTTTGCCATTTTCTCTGGAAAACAAACTAAGTTCAATGCAAACAACACTTCTCCTCCCATTGCGTAAACATCGCTCAGTGCATTTGCTGCGGCAATCCTGCCAAAAGTGCGGGGATCTTCGACCATCGGTGAAAAAAAATCCACTGTTGATATCAGTGCAAGATCTTCTGATACTTGATAAACCGCTGCATCATCAGATGCATTAAAATCGACTAGTAACTTTTCATCAGAGAATTTGGGCACGCCTCCTAAAAAACCAGCTAATTCATTTGGTCCGATCTTTGCACCACATCCACCTGACGTACATTGTGATAAAAAATCCATCGTCTTTCTCCTTCATCTCTATTCTGACAAAATTTCCTTTAAGGCTTTTAAAGTGTACTCGATTTCATCTAGGGTCGTATTCCACCCAAAACTAAAACGAACTGCTCCGGTTTTTAGCGTTCCAGCAGTTTGGTGTGCCAACGGAGAACAATGTAATCCCGATCGTGTGACAATCTGATAGCGATCAAATAATTGCTGAGAAAGTTCTCCAGAATCAACCCTTGCTGACCTGATTGAAACAACGGGTACCCTTTGATTTGCTTCTGTACATCCTAAAATTGTTACAGGTAATTTTTTTAATCCCGTCAAAAATCGCGCGGTCAAGGCGCGCTCATGATCTGCGATTTTGTTTAGTCCAAGTGCTTTTATCGATTCAAGTGAACTCCTCAAACTTAAAATTCCTAACATATTTTGTGTGCCCGGTTCAAATTTATCTGGTAAAAAATCAGGCTGCGCAAGTGATAATGAGGCACTGCCTGTACCACCACTCATCCATGGCTTGATTTTGTGCTCCATATTTTGTGCTAGAGCAAATCCCCCAATGCCAGAAAGCCCCATTAGACTCTTGTGTCCTGTAAATGCCAAAACATCGATCAACATCTCCTCTATATCAATTGCTAAAAAACCCGCAGTTTGTGCACTATCTAAAACTGTGAGGATACCGTGTGCTTTTGCAATTTCAAAGCATTCTTTCACAGGTAAAATCGTCCCTAATACGTTGGATGCGTGTGTCATCACTATGACTTTTGTTTCCGGACGAATCAGTGATTCAATTATCTCTGGATCAAGTCTGCCATCTGATTTACAAGGAATACGTGTCACTGAAATATTCTGTCGTTGCTCTAACAGGTACAACGGTCTAGTCACGGCGTTATGTTCTACTTCAGTTGTTAAGACATGATCCCCTGGTTTTAACAGACCATTTAGCACCATATTTAGTGAAGTCGTTGCATTTGCCGTAAAAATAATATGTGCTGGATCAGGTGCATGGAAAAATTCCGCCAACAATTGGCGAGCCTCAAAAACCACTTCAAGTTCATCGATATTTTGTGAACCACGATTCGTATTTATATTATTATTTTTTTCTAAGTATTGACATAATGATTGAATGGTCGCTTCAAATTTGTGATTTGAAGTGGCTGCATGATTTAGATACACAGATTGTTTCATCTTTCTATCCCTTCCTACCGTGACAAACGCTTTGATTGATTAAGGTCTGATATTCTGCTGGCGTATCGATATCGACCAAACATTCAGGCCTATCTACACGAATTTTTCGCCAAGCTTCTGGATGATTATTCCGAACAACTCGCCCACCAGAACCCCCTGTTACCTTTAGTAATTCAGAACGAAATGCTTCACCAAAAAACATAGGACTACATGGTGCTTCCCTTTGATCAATTGGAAAAACGATGCTTTCTTTAGAGTATGCTGAAAAAAGGGATTCAAGCAACGCTTGCGTTAATCGTGGTTGATCGACCGTTAAATAAAGATAGCCTTCTCCAGTAGCCGCTTTTGTTCCTAAACGAACGCTTGCACTTTGCCCTTTCTGCGCTTCTGTATTCTGAACGACCTTTAGATTAGTCGGTAGCTTTAATCCCAGCAAGTTTTCAGGTGAAATAACTAAAATCCGTTCAAAAAAAGGCATTTTTTTAGTGAGGTTTAACGTCCGCTCCAAAAAAGTCTCCCCTTGATAATCAAGAAAGAGTTTATTCGTTCCCATTCGTACAGAACATCCTGAAGCCATAATGATTGCACTTACTTTCAGCATTGGTTTACTCCTTTTGATTTCATCGATCATTAAAAACAAAAACGCACCCAATTGTCTTTATCGGATGCGTTTTTTGCGCCTTTGTGTATCGTTTTTTTACAGCACCTCACAGAATCATTCAGTTATTTCTTTTTCTTTTGATAAAAGGTATCTTCCATAGGTAATGTGGGTCTTAGTTTTCCATCAAGTGCATAGTAAGCACCGGCCAAAGCTGGTGCTGTCGGGATCGTCGCTAATTCTCCCACACCTTTGATTCCATAAGCCAAGCCATCATGAATATTGTCCGCTTGAACTAAAATTGTTTCGATTGGTGGCACTTGAGCAGCATTTAGCAAGCCTAGCGTAGCGTATTTTGCTTTGACATAACCATCTTCCATGACAAATTTCTCGGTCAAAGCGTAACCCATCCCCATTACGATCCCACCTTCGATTTGCCCTTCTGCTGCCTTAGGATTGACGACTTGCCCCATATCATATGCTGCCACAAATTTTTCGACTTTGCCTTTTTCATCTAGAATCGCAACTTCTGCTGCATAACCATAGCCAGCATGACTAACAGGACTCTTCTTATCGTTAATCAAAGGATCTGTTTTAGCTGAATATTCTCCATAAAACTCTTGTCCTTCTAAATCAGACAACGCACGCCCCATATCAAGTTCATAGCGTAGTTGCATCGCTGCTCTTCTGGTTGCTTCACCTGTAAATAAGGATTGGCGAGAGGCTGTTGTTGTACCGGAATCTGGCGTTCGCCGCGTATCTGGTGCTTCGGCAATAATCATTTCTGGCGGTAGATCCAAGGTTTCACACGCAACTTGTGTTGTCACGGTCGCCATCCCTTGCCCAATACATGCCGCACTAGTTCTAACATGAACCTTACCGTCTTCAACTGAAACAATGCAACGACCAACATCTGATAATCCAACACCGATCCCGCTATTTTTAAAGAAACAAGAAATCCCAGCAATTTCAGCATTTTCATAGGCATCCTTAACAGCCAATAACGTTTCTTTCAATGCGGCATTTTTTGAAACCAATTGACCATTTGGTAAAGAATCTCCAGGTTCTACTGCATTTTTATAGCGAATAGCCCATTGAGAAATACCGACTTTTTCGGCTAAAAGATTAAGATTATTTTCAATTGCAAAAGCTGTTTGGCAAACCCCAAACCCTCTGAAGGCACCAGCTGGTGGATTGTTTGTATACACTGCATACCCTTCGACATCGATGTCTTGGTATTTATAAGGACCTGCCGCATGTGTGCATGCTCGTTGAAGAACAGGACCACCTAAAGAAGCATAGGCTCCCGTATCTGCATATATGACAGCTTTCATAGCCGTTAGATTTCCTTGTGCATCACAACCTGTCGTGAAGTCCATCTCCATGCCATGACGTTTTGGATGGATCATTAAGCTTTCTTGTCGGCTAAGTAAAACTTTGACTGGTTTTTGTAAACACCAAGCCGCAAGAGCAGCATGATGCTGCACACTCATATCTTCTTTTCCGCCAAAACCGCCGCCGACTAATTTCGCTTGGACATGAATATTCTCCTTTTTCACCCCTAACATACGAGCAACTTCTCGTTGTTCATCATAGATACTTTGACCTGCACTATACAGTAAAATACCGTCCTCACCTTCAGGCATTGCAATGGCACATTCAGGTTCCATAAATGCATGCTCATTGATCGGAACTGAATAATGTTGGGTTACAACATATCCAGATGCCGCCAACTGCTCATCCGCATTACCTCGAATAAGATGTTCATGAGATAAAATATTGCCTTTTTCATGAATCAACGGTGCATCTTCTACTAATGCGGCCTCACATGAAGTTATTGGTGTCAGTTCTTCATAGGTAACTTCTACTAATTCTTTGATTTCTTCCAAAGCTTCTCTTGTTGTAGAAACAACCAAGGCCACTGCATCCCCAACATAACGCGTAGTATCCCCAACTGATATCATAACGTCCCAATCAGAAATAAATTCTAAATGACCGATTTTATTGTTTCCAGGAACATCTTTTGCTGTCAGCACTGATACACATTCTGGATGTTCAACGGCTTTACTCGTGTCGATTTTCAACACTTTCGCTCTTGGATAGGCACTGCGGACAGCCGATGCATGAAGCATTCCTTCAATTGTGATGTCATCTACATATTGTCCTGTTCCTAAGGTTTTTTCAACAGCATCTACTCGTTTGAAGTCTTCTCCTAACTTTCCATTTGACGGCTCTTCTGGAATGCTCAATTTTTCACGAAACATTTTAGCTGCTAGTTGAATTGCTTCAACAATTTTGACATACCCTGTACAACGGCAGATGTTCCCACGAATCGCTTTGCGAACGTCTTCATCACTAGGTTCTGTTTTTTTGTTCAATAATCCGTGAGCTGAAATAACAATACCAGGAATACAATAACCGCATTGAACAGCGCCAGTCTTAGCAAAAGCATAGGCATAAACATCTTTTTGATGTTGGTCCAATCCTTCGATCGTGACAATTTCTTTTCCATCTACCTTTTCTAAGCTAAATAAACACGCTTTGGAAACCCTTCCATTTACTAATACTGAACAAGCACCACAAGAACCTTGATTACAACCATCTTTTGTCCCAGTCAACCTTAAATCTTCACGAAGAAAGTCCATTAACTTTTTATTCGTGTCACAGGTCTCTGTCTTACCATTTACAACGAATGAATACATTTTTTCTTTACACCTCAATTTCTGTTATAATTATAGCTTTTTATCACTATGATTATACCATAAAACTTTAGTCTAAAAATTATTATTTAGCAAAAAAAATATTTTTTATTCACTTTTGTTGAATACCGATCAATGCAGCCCCAATCGAGCCTGCATATTGAGATAGTTCTTGATCATAGTATACTTCTTTTTGAGTATATTCAGCAACTAAATCTACAACTTTCTTACTATGAGACAAACCGCCAGAAAAAAAAATCGGACCTTGATCAGGATTGATCTGTCGATGTTGATTACTAATACGAGCTGCGATCGAATGCAAGACTCCTAAAGCGATATTTTCTCTTTTTTCGCCTTTTCCAATCAAGCTAATGACTTCTGATTCTGCGAATACGGTGCACATACTATTGATTTTTACTGGTTCAGCTAAGGCCACAAAGGGATCAATCAGATCGATGCTTTCCCCTAATGTCCGCATCAGTACTTCAACAAAGCGTCCTGTTCCAGCGGCACATTTATCATTCATGTTAAAATCTAAGACATGCCCGTCAGTGTTCATTCTGATCACCTTACTATCTTGCCCACCGATATCGATCACATTTTGAATTCCAGGACTTAGATAGGATGCCCCTTTAGCATGACAAGTGATTTCCGTAACTGCTTTATCAGCTTTTAACAGTTTGCGACCATAGCCTGTTGTAATCAATTTACAGGGTTCATTTCCACTTAGTTTTGTCACAACTTCTGCAGCTGCTCGTTTAGGGTCACCTGAAGTTAGTACCAAGTATTTTTTCACCAGATTGTTTTGTTCAAAAAGAACGCCTTTCGTTGTCGTCGATCCACTATCAAGACCAATTACTTTCATGATGAGCGTGCCTCTAACATTTCGATAAAAGCTGTCACTCGCGTATTGATTTGCTCGATATCTGCTGTAGAATAGTCTGTTTCTAAATATAAATACGGTACATTTTTTTCAGATTGGCAAAAACGCCGAACCTTCAATGCTTCGATCGAATATGGATGGCAGGATTGTAGCACCATATCTAAAACCCCATCCACTTGATAGTCATCGATCATTTGGCTTAATAAATCAAAGCGACTGGTATTATTAGACATACAGGCACACCCAATATCGATATATTTCTCTGCTAGGGCTTCATAAACGTCTTCATTCTCTTCATCGACTAGCCGTTCAACAGCCTTAGCTACTGTACAATTTTCAAATCCTACGATGGTTCCACCATTTTCTTCGACTGCACGAATCACTTTTTCCGTTACACCCCCCATTGGTGAACCAGTGATTAAAATTCTAGGTTTTCCATTTGGCTGATGGTTTTCGGGATATTGTGCGATGATTTTTGCAGTTGTATCCTCTAATTTTTGGATCAGACTTTCCTTTTCAAAAGTATAATTTGCGCCATACATCACTTTAAAAATTTCTGAGCCTTCAATTGCAGGCGGATTTAGTTTCCCCAGTCCATAAAACTTTTTTCTAGCTGCTCGTTCTCTATTTTTTAGACGAACCGCTTCTTGAATGCGTTCTTCTGTGATCTCCACATCAAGAAATGACTCTAATTTTTCTTTAAAGCGAATGATTTCATCTTTCCATAAGCCAAACGCTGCCTCTGAATTTCGTGCGTTTGGTAAATTCATTAAATACAGTGGTTTGAATTCTTCCATGTATTCATACATTTTTTTCTTTCCATCACAAGTTGTTTCCCCTACAACTAAATCGGAAAAATAGAAAAATGGGCATTTATCCGTTTTCCCAAAACCATAACTGGATTTGATCAACGGACAAAGATTTCTAGGTAGATCCTCTTCTGCAGCTGAAATCGTTTCATCTGATGTCGAACAGAGGCTGATTTGGACAGCATCAGCTGCTAAGACGATTTCTTCTGGCATGAAAGTACAATACACACCAACAACCGGTACTCCTTGTTCTTTTAGTTCTTTTACTTGAATAAAACCTTGACGTCTAGCATCATCGAACTCCGCAACTATTTCTGGTAATTCTGTTTTGATTTGCATAAAATCCCTCCCAGTACTTTGTCTCTTTATTGTGCATTTGTCAGAATCATTTTGACTTGTTCTGCTGTCGGTTCAACATGGTAGAATAGCTTGTAAAACTCGTTAACGGTCTCTTCCATATTTAGTTTGTATTGTTCAGGGTAAACTAACGCCCCCAACCACTGAATGCCAATGATCCGATTGACAGACGGCGGTGAACTAATGAAGTTATAGGGTGCAGTTGGTACTTGATAAACCTTGCCTGCTTTGACCGCTGTTAATTCTTGCCAAGACTCATCCGTTTTGATTTGATCATAGACAGCTTTTGTCTCAGCTAAAATATAATCTGGTTGCCATTGAATTAGCTGTTCCATCGAAATAACGGTTCCGCCACCTTTTGACACAACATCAACACCTGTTGCCGCATTTTTTGCGCCAATCTCATCAATTACTTGAGCATGAAATGACCCTTCAGCATTTGTGTTTAGTCCAGCATTTCCGGCTGCATAATAGATACTTTTTTGCTCTGATTCTTTTAGTGAAGAACGAACACTATCAGCTTTTTCTATAACCTGTTGACAATAGGAAGCAAGTTTTTCTGTTGTTTGTGTGTTTCCTAATAATTCACCTAATTTCTGGTAGGTTTCTGGCATATTTTTTAAATTTGCTTCAATGAAAAGCGTGGGAATATTGATTTGCTCTTGCAATTTATCCATATCTTCTTTGACTGTTTTTTTTGCCTCACCGATATCGATAATGACATCTGGTTCAGCAGCACTCAAAGCTTCCATATTTAAGCTAGCATTTTTTCCGTAAAATTGTCCAAATTCTGGTAATTTCTGATATTTTTTATCAATAAATTCTTTCGCTTCTGACGAAAAAGGGCTGGCTAAACCAACAAGTAAATCAGGGGAGCTAGTATACAATACAATTTGAGCCAGTGGTCCAGAAGGGGCTATTTTATTGATCTGTGTTGGGATGATTACCTCACGCCCAGCAGAATCAACAAAAGTGCGTGTCCCATCTGACTGTTTGTTTTCGGAACGAATAGCTGTTTGCGTTTTTTCAGTTTCATTGGCTTTTTTTTCGTTAGTAGTGCAACCAATCGTTGTAACTAGTGCTAATCCTAATACTAAAAGCAAATTTATCTTTCTTTTCATTAAAATTCTATCCTTTCTATTTCAATCGATTTATTTTTTTGTTGGCAAACAGATTCTTTTTTCAGTTGAAGCTATTGTATGTACAGTGATCGGTACACGATAAATGGCCTCTAACTGTTGGCTCGTTAAAATCGTTTTGGGTATTCCTTGTAATAGTTGACCCTCTTGTAAAACTAAGACATAGTCAGCATATTGAAGTGCGTGATTGGGATCATGGGTCGATTGAATAATCAAATAACCTTGCGTTGCTAGTGTTTGAATCATTTCTAAGACCATTATCTGATTGCCGTAATCAAGATTAGCACAAGGCTCATCCATAATAATGATTTTACTCTGCTGAGCCACTGAACGAGCAATGATCACAAGTTGTTGCTCTCCTCCACTTATTTCTGAAAAAATACGATTCTTTAAATGCGTGATATTGAGTGCGACTAAGGCCGCTTCTGCCAACTCATTTTCAGCTGTTCCAGGTTGCTGATAATTTTTTAATCTAGCAGTTGTGCCCATTAAGACCATTTCAAATACAGTAAAATGAAAAATACCTCGTTGTTTTTGCGGAATATATGAAATCAACTGAGAAAGCTCGTTTCTTGAGCACTGTTGAATCGAACGATCATTGATTTTAACACTTCCCAAACTTGGCTCCAACACTCTTAGCAAACATTTAAATAACGTACTTTTCCCCACACCATTTTTTCCTAATAAACAAACTGATTGTCCATAATCTAAAGTAAATGAAATGTCGTTCAATATTTTTTGCTGTTTATAGGCAAATGCTAAATCAATAACTTCAAGCATTGAAATTCCTCCTCACTGTCTAACTGAACGATTATTTTTAGCAATCAATAAAAGAAAAATCGGTGCACCGATAAATGAAGTTAAAATTCCGATCGGTATCTCACTAGTTGTAATCAAGCGTGAAAAATCATCTACAAATAACAGAAAAGTACCGCCTAATATAGCAGTCATCGGAATACTATAGCGATAATCATTGCCAACTAACATCCTTGAAAAATGCGGTACAACCAACCCTACCCAACCAATCAGTCCGCTAACCGATACTGCACTTGCTGTAATCAAGGTCGCAGCCAGAATCAAAATCACGCGTAAAACACGACTGTTTACTCCTAAACTCAACGCTTCTTCTTCTCCCAGAGAAATCACATTTAAGCGCCAGCGTAATAAAAAAATGGGCATCATTCCTACTAAAATCAAAGGGGCAGCAAATACAACATTTTGCTTATTGATCGAAGATAAGCTGCCCATTAACCAATAGGTTATTGCCGGTAAAGTATTTGTCGGATCCCCTACCAATTTCAAAAAGGAAACAGCTGAAGAAAAAAGTGAGCCAATCATCATACCAATCAAAACCATGTTTAAAACCGAATCAGTGCGCAAAAAACGACTCATTAAAAGAACCGCACCTACAGCTAATAATCCAAAAATGAAAGACAACGAAATCACCTGTTCATAGGTCAATGAAAAAAACAATCCTATAGCCGCACCAAAAGCAGCACCTTGTGAAGCACCTAAAATATCTTGTGAGACCATTGGATTTTGAAACAAAGCTTGATAAGTTGCCCCAGCTACAGAAATACCGCCACCGATCACCACTGCCATAATAATTCTAGGAAAACGAATCTTAAACAAAATCGTCTCAACTTGACTGCTCCAAGTTTGCTCTAAAGGGATTATTTTATTCAAAACAACCTTAAAAAAATCGTCCATCGCAATCGGAAACTTCCCTAAAAAAAAGGAAATTATAAAGACCAGTAGAAAAAGCAAGAAGGAAGCTAAAAGAATGATTTTTTTCTGTTTCGTTGTCGACTGTTTGTTTTCCACTAAATTCACCCCTATTGTTGACCGCTATCCCTTTGGTCTTTCCGCCCTTTTTTCAATCAACTCACCGGCAACACTAATTGCCAGTTCAGCGGGTGTCTCTGATTTTATTTTTAGGCCGATCGGCATATTGATTCGTTCAATGTCTTCCATTGAAAAGCCGCTTTCTTTTAATTTTTTGACTTGGACCGCGATCTTTTGCT is a window encoding:
- the yqeC gene encoding selenium cofactor biosynthesis protein YqeC, encoding METLSDCFDFQGQQVISLIGSGGKTSLMWYLAEYYRDQTILVSTTTKIGYPVERSYDYFYSEDFSTLGKDGHGITLAGCLAADGHKLSALPHAVFQQSLEHFDKVFLEADGSKQLPLKGWETFEPVVVPETTVTIGLVPISVVGKAIDDRTIHRLPLFLRATGATQGAKIHEETLAEIITSPTGLWEKSQGQRILCINQVETPTQLKQAKKVLSLLPQMLLKRLSKVIACNIQSKEGIVLWEK
- a CDS encoding DUF3343 domain-containing protein; translated protein: MEYLFTFQNTHYAVHSEKILLNKKIPVSVMALPTSLGDFCGICLRLAREDFEQGRVHLTNAKIPIEGIFIIEGNNNERKYVPWKP
- the yedF gene encoding sulfurtransferase-like selenium metabolism protein YedF produces the protein MKKINALGKPCPIPVIEAKKAIREIKNDGGLIEITVDNEVSVKNIEKMATGLGLKTTSQALKNDEFTVEIVVPKNQDQLNQTASDSELVVAFGRKTMGDGDPDLGAMLLKSYIYSLTELDTPPEHLLFFNSGAFLTNQGSNTLNDLKLLVDKGTQISTCGACLDFYQIKETLAVGEITNMYGITEVMAQAKKVINF
- the selD gene encoding selenide, water dikinase SelD; translation: MDFLSQCTSGGCGAKIGPNELAGFLGGVPKFSDEKLLVDFNASDDAAVYQVSEDLALISTVDFFSPMVEDPRTFGRIAAANALSDVYAMGGEVLFALNLVCFPEKMAKQKLSEILIGGAEKLKEAQASLAGGHSIYDHEPKYGLAVTGQVDPKKIIHNNTPKVGDILILTKALGVGLVQSAVRGGVACKTSEKAAIASMERLNKYAAEKMRDFPVHACTDVTGFGLLVHASEMAGADVTLVIDPEQLPLLPHAYHYAEEFLATAAGQRNRQFLETKIDLTNTTPAFQEILFDPQTSGGLLISVAANKAVECLAAIQKDDPVAAIIGEVCQKESDQSIIIV
- the sclA gene encoding selenocysteine lyase SclA, translating into MKQSVYLNHAATSNHKFEATIQSLCQYLEKNNNINTNRGSQNIDELEVVFEARQLLAEFFHAPDPAHIIFTANATTSLNMVLNGLLKPGDHVLTTEVEHNAVTRPLYLLEQRQNISVTRIPCKSDGRLDPEIIESLIRPETKVIVMTHASNVLGTILPVKECFEIAKAHGILTVLDSAQTAGFLAIDIEEMLIDVLAFTGHKSLMGLSGIGGFALAQNMEHKIKPWMSGGTGSASLSLAQPDFLPDKFEPGTQNMLGILSLRSSLESIKALGLNKIADHERALTARFLTGLKKLPVTILGCTEANQRVPVVSIRSARVDSGELSQQLFDRYQIVTRSGLHCSPLAHQTAGTLKTGAVRFSFGWNTTLDEIEYTLKALKEILSE
- a CDS encoding NTP transferase domain-containing protein → MLKVSAIIMASGCSVRMGTNKLFLDYQGETFLERTLNLTKKMPFFERILVISPENLLGLKLPTNLKVVQNTEAQKGQSASVRLGTKAATGEGYLYLTVDQPRLTQALLESLFSAYSKESIVFPIDQREAPCSPMFFGEAFRSELLKVTGGSGGRVVRNNHPEAWRKIRVDRPECLVDIDTPAEYQTLINQSVCHGRKG
- the xdh gene encoding selenium-dependent xanthine dehydrogenase, which gives rise to MYSFVVNGKTETCDTNKKLMDFLREDLRLTGTKDGCNQGSCGACSVLVNGRVSKACLFSLEKVDGKEIVTIEGLDQHQKDVYAYAFAKTGAVQCGYCIPGIVISAHGLLNKKTEPSDEDVRKAIRGNICRCTGYVKIVEAIQLAAKMFREKLSIPEEPSNGKLGEDFKRVDAVEKTLGTGQYVDDITIEGMLHASAVRSAYPRAKVLKIDTSKAVEHPECVSVLTAKDVPGNNKIGHLEFISDWDVMISVGDTTRYVGDAVALVVSTTREALEEIKELVEVTYEELTPITSCEAALVEDAPLIHEKGNILSHEHLIRGNADEQLAASGYVVTQHYSVPINEHAFMEPECAIAMPEGEDGILLYSAGQSIYDEQREVARMLGVKKENIHVQAKLVGGGFGGKEDMSVQHHAALAAWCLQKPVKVLLSRQESLMIHPKRHGMEMDFTTGCDAQGNLTAMKAVIYADTGAYASLGGPVLQRACTHAAGPYKYQDIDVEGYAVYTNNPPAGAFRGFGVCQTAFAIENNLNLLAEKVGISQWAIRYKNAVEPGDSLPNGQLVSKNAALKETLLAVKDAYENAEIAGISCFFKNSGIGVGLSDVGRCIVSVEDGKVHVRTSAACIGQGMATVTTQVACETLDLPPEMIIAEAPDTRRTPDSGTTTASRQSLFTGEATRRAAMQLRYELDMGRALSDLEGQEFYGEYSAKTDPLINDKKSPVSHAGYGYAAEVAILDEKGKVEKFVAAYDMGQVVNPKAAEGQIEGGIVMGMGYALTEKFVMEDGYVKAKYATLGLLNAAQVPPIETILVQADNIHDGLAYGIKGVGELATIPTAPALAGAYYALDGKLRPTLPMEDTFYQKKKK
- a CDS encoding acyl-CoA dehydratase activase, whose product is MKVIGLDSGSTTTKGVLFEQNNLVKKYLVLTSGDPKRAAAEVVTKLSGNEPCKLITTGYGRKLLKADKAVTEITCHAKGASYLSPGIQNVIDIGGQDSKVIRMNTDGHVLDFNMNDKCAAGTGRFVEVLMRTLGESIDLIDPFVALAEPVKINSMCTVFAESEVISLIGKGEKRENIALGVLHSIAARISNQHRQINPDQGPIFFSGGLSHSKKVVDLVAEYTQKEVYYDQELSQYAGSIGAALIGIQQK
- a CDS encoding double-cubane-cluster-containing anaerobic reductase; protein product: MQIKTELPEIVAEFDDARRQGFIQVKELKEQGVPVVGVYCTFMPEEIVLAADAVQISLCSTSDETISAAEEDLPRNLCPLIKSSYGFGKTDKCPFFYFSDLVVGETTCDGKKKMYEYMEEFKPLYLMNLPNARNSEAAFGLWKDEIIRFKEKLESFLDVEITEERIQEAVRLKNRERAARKKFYGLGKLNPPAIEGSEIFKVMYGANYTFEKESLIQKLEDTTAKIIAQYPENHQPNGKPRILITGSPMGGVTEKVIRAVEENGGTIVGFENCTVAKAVERLVDEENEDVYEALAEKYIDIGCACMSNNTSRFDLLSQMIDDYQVDGVLDMVLQSCHPYSIEALKVRRFCQSEKNVPYLYLETDYSTADIEQINTRVTAFIEMLEARSS